The Kosmotoga arenicorallina S304 genome contains a region encoding:
- the ylqF gene encoding ribosome biogenesis GTPase YlqF: MWYPGHVEKAKNQISKHLKTVDAIVELLDARIPFTSRAYEYEQLFKNKPVIFVLNKEDLADPAITKQWLGYFQQKGHFILTTNLKRINARDFLVKKVIPLVKSKFAEKRIMIVGIPNVGKSTFINRLRGKKSLSVGNRPGVTRGVQWITVARNLTVLDTPGIFYKRLHSPSIVTKLLAVGALPFERMDKLEAAKNVFNLLISRYTGAPLEKRLGESYIDFIDFLSIFSRKRGYLRTRGEIDLDRGAFMFLREVSDGKFGQFSYETPEEIMAIKNKKSSSEEV, encoded by the coding sequence ATGTGGTATCCGGGGCATGTTGAAAAGGCAAAAAACCAAATTAGCAAGCACCTTAAAACCGTTGATGCAATAGTAGAATTACTGGATGCCCGTATTCCTTTTACCAGCCGGGCATATGAATATGAACAGCTATTTAAAAACAAACCCGTTATATTCGTCCTTAACAAAGAAGACCTTGCAGATCCTGCCATCACCAAACAATGGCTCGGGTATTTTCAGCAAAAAGGGCACTTCATCCTCACGACAAACCTGAAAAGGATCAACGCAAGGGATTTTCTTGTGAAAAAGGTGATACCCCTTGTAAAGAGCAAATTCGCTGAAAAGAGAATAATGATTGTCGGTATACCAAATGTTGGAAAATCTACTTTCATAAACAGATTGAGGGGCAAGAAATCTCTATCTGTGGGAAATAGACCCGGAGTAACGCGCGGTGTACAGTGGATTACGGTTGCAAGAAATCTGACCGTTCTGGATACGCCAGGGATATTCTACAAAAGGCTTCACAGTCCTTCTATTGTAACCAAATTACTCGCTGTGGGAGCGCTGCCCTTTGAAAGAATGGACAAATTAGAAGCCGCCAAAAACGTTTTCAACCTTCTGATAAGCAGATACACAGGTGCTCCCCTCGAAAAGAGGCTTGGGGAAAGCTACATTGACTTCATTGACTTTCTAAGCATATTTTCAAGAAAACGAGGTTATTTAAGAACCCGCGGAGAAATAGATCTCGATAGAGGTGCTTTTATGTTCCTGAGAGAAGTTTCCGATGGCAAATTTGGACAGTTTTCATACGAAACCCCTGAGGAGATAATGGCTATCAAAAACAAAAAAAGCAGCAGCGAGGAGGTCTGA
- a CDS encoding geranylgeranyl reductase family protein, giving the protein MLMKHDLVIAGAGYAGLVLALKCLSGGMKVALVDIKAEEDLGHDWSDSIEREVLQNTDIGISEDELTAKPKGLHILSPLHSKEFFIDYAFEIVDMKLLHKKLLKKVKKSGGELHFKANAVRPFLDSSGRCKGLMFNENNETRELKADFVADCTGIKGAIKSLMPKESGFKVELSPADTSKAYREVRRWDGRNKENGVEILPGWLSYHYGVNGGYSWVHPETDDRIDVGAGIQLGKDYPDPEYTVPERCNSLNLGEKLRGGGGIIPVSSSYPVLYSHGVIVVGDSAFQAIPTSGCGAGNAMRAALIAGDALLRSRLNPDERGSLYERNYFIQKGADLAYYDVLRRRMQSFAPETLDWLMKKGILGSKELYASIHGLYQSTPAFSALLKMAYGITRIDVLLKLKRALVVGEKLREHLENIPYRAKSGETWLQQYFDLLSETYHFG; this is encoded by the coding sequence ATGTTAATGAAGCACGATCTTGTCATCGCAGGCGCGGGTTATGCTGGGCTGGTTCTTGCTTTGAAATGCCTTTCAGGCGGAATGAAAGTCGCTCTCGTTGATATCAAGGCAGAGGAAGACCTTGGACACGATTGGTCTGATTCTATCGAGAGAGAAGTTTTGCAAAATACAGATATAGGGATTTCAGAAGACGAATTAACCGCAAAGCCCAAAGGTTTGCATATCCTTTCGCCCCTTCACAGCAAGGAATTTTTCATCGATTACGCCTTTGAAATAGTGGATATGAAACTCCTCCATAAAAAACTCCTCAAAAAAGTAAAAAAGAGCGGCGGTGAACTGCATTTCAAAGCAAATGCTGTAAGGCCTTTTCTGGATTCTTCGGGTAGATGCAAAGGCTTGATGTTCAACGAGAACAATGAAACAAGGGAACTAAAAGCAGATTTCGTAGCTGACTGCACCGGTATAAAAGGCGCAATAAAAAGCTTGATGCCCAAAGAATCAGGTTTTAAAGTTGAACTCTCTCCAGCGGATACCTCAAAAGCATATCGAGAAGTAAGGCGCTGGGACGGGAGGAACAAAGAAAACGGCGTAGAAATCCTTCCAGGCTGGCTAAGCTATCATTATGGAGTGAATGGAGGGTATAGCTGGGTTCATCCCGAAACTGACGATAGAATCGATGTTGGAGCCGGTATCCAGCTCGGAAAAGATTACCCTGATCCAGAATATACAGTTCCTGAAAGATGCAATAGCCTGAATTTGGGTGAAAAGCTGAGAGGAGGAGGGGGCATTATTCCCGTTTCTTCTTCTTATCCGGTTTTGTATTCCCATGGTGTAATTGTTGTTGGAGATAGTGCCTTTCAAGCCATTCCTACCTCCGGATGTGGTGCGGGAAATGCCATGAGAGCTGCTTTGATTGCTGGAGATGCTCTTTTGAGATCGAGGCTTAACCCGGATGAAAGGGGTTCTCTATACGAAAGAAATTACTTTATACAAAAAGGAGCGGATCTCGCATATTATGATGTCTTGAGAAGGAGGATGCAGTCCTTTGCACCTGAAACACTTGATTGGCTCATGAAAAAAGGCATTCTCGGATCAAAGGAACTCTATGCCTCAATACACGGTCTTTATCAGAGCACACCAGCTTTTTCAGCACTGCTGAAAATGGCTTATGGGATTACACGCATTGATGTTTTGCTCAAATTGAAAAGGGCTCTGGTTGTAGGCGAAAAGCTTCGAGAGCATCTTGAGAACATCCCTTACCGAGCTAAATCCGGCGAAACATGGCTTCAGCAGTACTTTGACTTGCTCTCCGAAACATATCACTTCGGTTGA
- a CDS encoding SufB/SufD family protein, producing the protein MIERNYQKEFEKIAEYYEKSGGDASKFLRRDIVSIIVSGDKVIGRNTVEGVELKAKSIENGVELWLEVKDGVQIDNPIHLCTGYMKPEGTQLVLIHTKLGKAAKAKFLSHCVFPKGKRFTHRMVSDIELSELAEMSYEDVHFHSEDGGVTVEAIYNAHLDEKSLFKNTFHLTKTRVGRLKVEMKVDLGREAVAEIESKVYEKKDDYVEITEELNLNGERASGIARTVVFATDSSKAHIVNRAYGNAPYARGHIECKEIIKGGNVNVGTVPELYVKDEKAELTHEASIGRMNVRQLETLMAKGLGENEAIELIVKGMLK; encoded by the coding sequence ATGATTGAAAGAAACTACCAGAAAGAGTTTGAAAAAATAGCGGAGTATTACGAGAAATCCGGTGGTGACGCATCGAAATTTCTAAGGCGCGATATTGTTTCGATAATAGTTAGCGGGGATAAAGTTATCGGAAGAAATACAGTAGAAGGAGTCGAACTGAAAGCAAAGAGCATTGAAAATGGTGTTGAGCTCTGGCTTGAGGTCAAAGACGGGGTTCAAATTGATAATCCGATTCACCTTTGTACAGGTTACATGAAACCTGAAGGAACCCAGCTCGTATTAATTCACACGAAACTTGGAAAAGCCGCAAAGGCTAAATTTCTTTCTCACTGTGTATTCCCGAAGGGAAAACGGTTTACCCATCGAATGGTCTCGGATATTGAACTGTCGGAGCTTGCTGAAATGAGCTATGAAGACGTCCATTTTCACAGCGAAGATGGTGGGGTAACAGTCGAGGCAATTTACAATGCACATCTTGACGAAAAGAGCCTTTTCAAGAATACCTTTCATTTGACAAAAACTCGCGTGGGAAGGCTTAAAGTTGAAATGAAGGTGGACCTTGGAAGAGAAGCCGTGGCTGAAATAGAGTCAAAGGTGTATGAAAAAAAAGACGATTACGTTGAGATCACCGAGGAGCTAAATTTGAACGGGGAAAGAGCCTCCGGCATTGCCAGAACAGTTGTGTTTGCTACCGATAGCAGCAAAGCCCATATAGTAAACAGAGCATATGGAAATGCCCCCTACGCTAGGGGGCATATAGAATGCAAAGAAATAATCAAAGGGGGCAACGTGAACGTCGGAACTGTTCCAGAACTCTATGTCAAGGATGAAAAGGCTGAATTAACCCACGAAGCATCCATAGGCCGCATGAATGTAAGACAACTTGAGACACTTATGGCAAAGGGTCTCGGAGAAAATGAAGCAATAGAATTAATAGTCAAAGGTATGTTAAAATAA
- a CDS encoding ABC transporter permease — protein sequence MNIDSSLITTTLQATVRAGTPLLFAVLGDIFTERSGVMNLGLEGLMLVGAISGFAVSYSTGNLFLAVIAAMIAGAVLGLVHAFFTVTLRINQVVSGLAITMLGTGISGLWGKGYIGVVAEQFKTLEIPFLSKIPFIGPVLFSHDVLVYLSYLLVPLMWFYIYRTKPGMILRAVGESPEAADARGINVFMIRYLYTMLGGAITALGGAYLSLAYTSMWIENMTAGRGWIGIALVLFATWDPVKAMFGAYLFGGVTALGLRMQAAGTTISSHILMMFPYILTVAVLFFTSTEKIKLKVGAPAALGVPYSREEKT from the coding sequence ATGAACATAGATTCCTCTTTAATCACCACAACGCTTCAAGCCACTGTGCGCGCTGGAACTCCGCTGCTTTTCGCTGTACTTGGGGATATCTTCACTGAAAGGTCTGGTGTAATGAACCTGGGTCTTGAAGGGTTAATGCTTGTTGGTGCGATAAGCGGCTTTGCTGTTTCATACAGCACCGGAAATTTATTCCTTGCTGTTATTGCAGCGATGATCGCAGGGGCTGTGCTTGGCCTGGTCCACGCCTTCTTCACCGTCACTTTGAGGATTAACCAGGTTGTGAGCGGCCTTGCTATAACCATGCTTGGAACGGGTATAAGCGGGTTGTGGGGAAAAGGATATATAGGAGTGGTTGCGGAACAGTTCAAAACACTTGAAATCCCTTTTCTTTCTAAAATTCCTTTTATAGGTCCTGTGTTGTTTTCGCATGATGTCCTGGTATATTTGAGCTATCTTCTCGTTCCTCTGATGTGGTTCTACATATACAGAACAAAACCGGGTATGATACTGAGAGCTGTTGGCGAATCGCCAGAAGCTGCTGATGCGCGGGGGATAAACGTTTTCATGATAAGGTATCTTTACACCATGCTCGGGGGTGCAATAACTGCTCTGGGCGGCGCATATCTTTCTCTTGCCTATACCTCTATGTGGATCGAGAATATGACAGCAGGAAGGGGATGGATCGGGATCGCCCTTGTGCTCTTTGCGACATGGGATCCAGTCAAAGCCATGTTTGGTGCGTATCTCTTTGGTGGGGTAACCGCTCTGGGATTGAGAATGCAGGCTGCTGGAACAACGATTTCATCACATATATTAATGATGTTTCCCTACATACTCACGGTGGCTGTTCTGTTCTTTACTTCCACTGAAAAGATAAAACTGAAAGTAGGTGCTCCAGCAGCTCTCGGGGTTCCCTATTCAAGAGAAGAAAAAACTTGA
- a CDS encoding MFS transporter: MLLKDRLPLLTAALLRFTAVLSFGMLLQLRLRELGISIVVISALATVRGAFNTLGSPIWGAISDKTSNRKLLLAVTLLIPGILYFLYAFAQLPHQFIFLGAVIAFFGSAFQPITMSLSAELAEDGSVSSTSKEISLLNAASSLGMFLGRLLLSVLMLWFSVRSGIFLFSIIALAVVLPVFFIKGINRKLSHKQREKRNIVTAFFPIVLDPSPMFKNGLWAVYVGSFMRQFGISGSTSLIAVYLTEEMGLSKSLAVVLTAINPLIQIFSHIYFGKLIGRIKAKSSTVFGMLLTSLTTLLFALGSSWITVAVAYFSLGIAFGAFINGASTFVVTHSPGERRAELLGVLRSSRSLGQMLGPLLAGIIASYSYVHMFSIMGIAIMLSGFLVMVFCKE; the protein is encoded by the coding sequence ATGCTATTGAAAGACAGGCTTCCGCTTCTCACAGCTGCCCTATTGAGGTTCACTGCCGTGTTGAGTTTTGGCATGCTCCTACAGCTCAGGCTCAGAGAGCTGGGGATTTCGATTGTTGTTATAAGTGCCCTTGCAACAGTCAGGGGTGCTTTCAACACTCTGGGCTCGCCAATATGGGGTGCTATATCTGACAAAACAAGCAACAGGAAATTATTGCTCGCGGTTACTCTGCTTATTCCGGGAATTCTTTATTTTTTATATGCTTTCGCACAACTGCCCCATCAATTCATATTCCTTGGCGCTGTTATTGCCTTTTTTGGTTCTGCCTTTCAGCCCATAACCATGTCCCTTAGCGCTGAGCTTGCAGAAGATGGGAGCGTGTCATCAACCTCAAAGGAGATTTCCCTGTTGAATGCCGCAAGCTCTCTTGGAATGTTTTTGGGCAGACTGCTTCTTTCCGTTCTTATGCTGTGGTTCTCTGTCAGATCTGGCATTTTTCTCTTTTCAATTATAGCGCTGGCAGTTGTATTGCCGGTATTTTTCATAAAAGGAATTAACAGGAAATTATCCCATAAACAAAGGGAAAAGCGGAACATAGTTACAGCCTTTTTTCCGATTGTTTTAGATCCCTCTCCCATGTTTAAAAACGGACTCTGGGCTGTATATGTTGGAAGTTTTATGCGTCAATTTGGCATTTCTGGGTCAACTTCTTTGATAGCGGTTTATTTAACGGAAGAAATGGGCCTTTCGAAATCCCTTGCCGTTGTTCTGACTGCTATAAATCCTCTTATTCAAATATTTTCTCATATCTATTTCGGAAAACTTATTGGAAGGATAAAAGCCAAGAGCAGCACGGTTTTCGGAATGTTATTGACATCATTGACAACGCTGCTCTTCGCGCTGGGAAGCAGCTGGATAACAGTTGCCGTTGCCTATTTCTCATTGGGAATAGCCTTTGGTGCTTTTATAAATGGCGCGTCTACTTTTGTGGTTACCCATTCACCGGGTGAAAGAAGAGCTGAACTTCTTGGTGTGCTGCGTTCTTCGAGATCCCTTGGCCAGATGCTGGGGCCACTGTTAGCCGGCATTATCGCTTCCTATTCCTATGTTCATATGTTCTCCATTATGGGAATTGCCATAATGCTTAGTGGATTTCTTGTGATGGTTTTCTGCAAAGAGTGA
- a CDS encoding competence/damage-inducible protein A — translation MKAEIISVGTELLLGNTVNTNACYLSKRLAELGYFVYRQTTVGDNARRLMEVLNESLKRSELVIVTGGLGPTQDDLTKETVAKLFGLELELDEESLERIKKRTGEAIPSKPNEKQAYVPKGAIVLPNDLGTASGCIIEKAKKTVVLLPGPPREMKEMFEKYLEPYLKERSDEILLSKVLRIFGVRESDLASILRDFFEKYENPTVAPYALKGEVTIRITARAKNTLEAEKLIVPVENEIRKRLGEYIYAEGDTTMEEVVVELLKEAGLSIATAESCTGGLVAAKIINVPGASKVFKEGVIAYSNEAKERLLGVSHETLKTSGAVSSESVIEMAKGVAVNSQSDIGLSISGIAGPEGGTEEKPVGLVYIGLWFKGIAKAEKLLLHGDRNWIRLKATLHALNILRKALGDQPK, via the coding sequence ATGAAAGCAGAAATAATTTCTGTGGGGACTGAGCTTCTTCTTGGAAATACAGTTAACACCAATGCCTGCTATCTATCAAAAAGACTGGCGGAATTGGGGTATTTTGTTTACCGTCAGACCACCGTCGGCGATAACGCCAGAAGGCTCATGGAAGTACTGAATGAATCCCTTAAACGTTCAGAACTCGTAATTGTCACAGGCGGTCTTGGACCGACACAGGATGATTTAACAAAGGAAACCGTGGCAAAATTATTCGGGCTTGAACTTGAACTGGACGAAGAATCGCTGGAACGAATAAAGAAGAGAACAGGCGAAGCTATTCCTTCAAAGCCAAATGAGAAGCAAGCCTATGTTCCCAAAGGTGCGATTGTTCTGCCAAATGACCTGGGAACAGCATCTGGCTGCATAATCGAAAAGGCAAAAAAAACTGTTGTGCTGCTGCCCGGACCGCCAAGAGAGATGAAAGAAATGTTTGAAAAATACCTTGAACCATATCTTAAAGAGCGTAGCGATGAAATTCTTTTATCAAAGGTACTAAGGATTTTTGGTGTTCGCGAAAGCGATCTTGCCAGTATTTTGAGGGATTTCTTTGAGAAATACGAAAACCCAACAGTTGCTCCATACGCCTTAAAAGGGGAAGTAACTATAAGAATCACAGCCAGGGCAAAAAACACATTAGAAGCTGAAAAACTCATTGTTCCCGTTGAAAATGAAATAAGAAAAAGGCTCGGAGAGTACATTTATGCTGAGGGTGATACAACTATGGAGGAAGTTGTTGTCGAATTGCTGAAAGAAGCCGGGCTATCGATTGCCACCGCTGAATCGTGCACAGGCGGTCTGGTGGCTGCAAAGATAATAAATGTGCCTGGCGCCTCAAAGGTCTTTAAAGAAGGAGTAATAGCCTATAGTAACGAAGCAAAGGAAAGGCTGCTTGGGGTATCTCATGAAACCTTGAAAACCTCAGGCGCTGTAAGCTCTGAAAGCGTTATTGAAATGGCAAAGGGCGTAGCAGTAAATTCCCAATCGGATATCGGGCTGTCAATTTCTGGCATAGCAGGCCCGGAAGGCGGGACTGAGGAAAAGCCTGTGGGATTAGTGTATATCGGGCTATGGTTTAAAGGCATTGCAAAAGCTGAAAAGCTATTGTTGCACGGAGACCGCAACTGGATAAGGTTAAAGGCGACTCTTCATGCACTCAACATTCTCAGGAAGGCTCTGGGGGATCAACCGAAGTGA
- a CDS encoding ABC transporter ATP-binding protein: protein MNGERNSVLEMRHISKHFAGVKANDNVSIELKEGEVLALLGENGAGKTTLMNILFGIYRADSGEIKINGKNVHIASPHDALRHGVGMVQQHFTLVPSFTTAENIVLGLKELGFIPNTRNVESRIEELGMRYGLPVNPRAKVWTLSVGEKQRIEILKLLYKGAKILILDEPTAVLTPQEAESLFKAVKKMVDDGASVIFISHKLDEVMEVSDRVTVLRAGKVVGTANTAEITKNDLARMMVGRDVILDIQKPDVEIGKKILEIENLKVKNDKGLLSVNNLSLEVRAGEVLGIAGVAGNGQRELAEAIYGLRKAEDGKIFLKGRDITNASISGRIKEGIAYIPEDRKGTATCPNLPVSTNLFLKNTITRLVNSTHFFIDRKKISEKASELIKDYSIMTPSHRTPVKLLSGGNIQKVVLARELSRTPSLIIASHPTRGLDIGAMEFVYRTLLEQKRKGAAILLLAGELYEIFRLSDRVAVIYEGKIVGYAPPDPAHIEEIGLMMGGSKAGDLQ, encoded by the coding sequence GTGAATGGTGAGCGCAATAGCGTTCTTGAGATGAGGCATATTTCCAAGCACTTTGCCGGAGTGAAAGCAAATGATAATGTGAGCATCGAGTTGAAAGAGGGTGAGGTTCTTGCCCTGCTGGGTGAGAATGGTGCAGGGAAAACAACACTTATGAACATTCTCTTTGGCATATACAGAGCTGACAGCGGGGAAATAAAAATCAATGGGAAAAACGTTCATATCGCCTCCCCCCATGATGCGCTTAGGCATGGCGTAGGAATGGTGCAGCAGCACTTCACTCTTGTACCTTCATTCACAACAGCGGAAAATATCGTTCTTGGCTTAAAAGAACTCGGTTTTATTCCAAACACCAGGAACGTAGAATCACGTATAGAGGAGCTCGGCATGCGCTATGGATTGCCAGTTAATCCAAGGGCTAAGGTCTGGACACTATCCGTAGGGGAGAAGCAGCGCATTGAAATACTGAAACTGCTATACAAAGGCGCGAAAATTTTGATTCTCGACGAGCCTACAGCCGTATTAACACCCCAGGAAGCCGAATCGCTTTTTAAGGCAGTAAAAAAAATGGTAGATGATGGCGCATCTGTTATTTTTATAAGCCACAAGCTTGATGAAGTAATGGAAGTAAGCGATAGGGTAACAGTATTACGCGCTGGAAAAGTAGTCGGGACAGCTAATACCGCAGAGATTACGAAAAACGACCTTGCCCGTATGATGGTGGGCAGAGATGTCATCCTTGATATTCAAAAGCCGGATGTTGAAATTGGAAAAAAGATCCTTGAGATAGAAAACCTGAAAGTGAAAAATGATAAGGGACTCCTTTCAGTCAACAACCTGAGTCTGGAAGTAAGAGCAGGAGAAGTACTTGGAATAGCCGGTGTTGCTGGAAACGGCCAGCGGGAGCTCGCAGAAGCCATATATGGTCTGAGGAAAGCGGAAGATGGAAAGATTTTCCTAAAGGGAAGAGACATTACAAACGCAAGCATTTCCGGCAGAATTAAGGAAGGCATTGCTTACATCCCGGAAGACAGAAAAGGAACTGCAACCTGTCCAAACCTTCCTGTCTCGACGAATCTCTTTCTAAAGAACACGATCACCCGCCTTGTCAATTCAACACATTTCTTCATTGATAGAAAAAAAATAAGCGAAAAAGCGAGCGAACTTATTAAAGATTATTCCATAATGACCCCCTCACATAGAACACCCGTCAAGCTCCTTTCGGGGGGAAATATTCAAAAGGTGGTTCTTGCAAGGGAGCTATCCAGAACACCTTCCTTAATAATCGCTTCACATCCCACACGTGGCCTTGATATTGGCGCCATGGAGTTTGTTTACAGAACCTTGCTTGAACAAAAGAGAAAGGGTGCCGCTATTTTATTGCTGGCCGGGGAGCTATACGAGATTTTCAGGCTTTCTGATCGTGTTGCAGTAATCTATGAAGGCAAAATTGTGGGATACGCTCCGCCTGATCCCGCACATATCGAAGAAATAGGCCTTATGATGGGTGGCAGCAAGGCAGGTGATTTGCAGTGA
- a CDS encoding ATP-binding cassette domain-containing protein encodes MLTLKNIRYEKDKRVILRNMTIEFEDGKVYAMLGNNGVGKSTLAGIIMGLENYRDHGGELYLNNTPLKGLGVFERAKLGITLALQEPVRFEGITIGEYLNLGGKLRFSQDEITDALKLVGLSREYLARYVDTTLSGGERKRVELASVVLIRPKIVIMDEPDSGIDIMSNEMIKSVVKRLRDNGSTVIMITHREEIAMMADEAYLMCGGRILASGTPQEIVAFYKKLCDSCNHINRPEGIKIQGGETE; translated from the coding sequence ATGCTTACTTTAAAAAATATCCGCTATGAAAAGGACAAAAGAGTAATACTTCGAAATATGACCATAGAATTCGAAGATGGAAAAGTATATGCAATGCTTGGAAACAACGGTGTGGGGAAATCCACCCTTGCCGGTATAATAATGGGTCTGGAAAATTATCGGGACCACGGCGGAGAATTGTATTTGAACAATACTCCCCTCAAAGGGCTTGGGGTTTTTGAAAGGGCAAAGCTGGGCATAACTCTTGCCCTTCAGGAGCCTGTTCGCTTTGAAGGGATAACAATTGGTGAATATCTAAATCTTGGCGGTAAATTACGGTTTTCACAAGATGAAATAACGGATGCTCTTAAATTAGTCGGTCTTTCCAGAGAATACCTCGCGAGATATGTTGACACCACACTCAGCGGCGGTGAAAGGAAAAGAGTCGAGCTAGCATCTGTGGTCCTGATTAGACCAAAAATTGTAATCATGGATGAACCGGATTCCGGTATAGACATCATGTCTAACGAGATGATAAAGTCCGTTGTTAAAAGGCTCAGAGATAACGGTAGCACCGTTATAATGATTACCCACCGTGAGGAAATTGCAATGATGGCAGATGAAGCTTATCTAATGTGTGGCGGAAGAATTCTCGCCAGCGGGACCCCACAGGAAATAGTTGCCTTTTACAAAAAGCTATGTGATAGCTGCAACCACATAAACAGACCTGAAGGTATCAAAATCCAGGGTGGTGAAACTGAATGA
- a CDS encoding ABC transporter permease has product MKIKIEKREGTPFYMNILVPAASIIFSLFVMGIILLIFFQRSGMGWGEAFSETLSAYREMFSWPFGNIYGIYQTLLKMVPLAFVGLGLSFAYRMKIWNIGGEGQLYMGAFAATWGALFLFNGIENKFIMITLVLLMGAAVGALWAAIPAFMKAFAKTDEIVVTLMLNYVAIFWVDYLVYGPWKDPKGYNFPLTAEYPESAQLPTMFNGEVHIGIIMVIILAVILQYVYSRTSWGFNSSIAGDNQKAAKYAGINIGFYTIVALLVSGAIAGMGGAVQMMGIQHRLQHGFSPGYGYTAIIIAWLAKLNPVAILLVSFLFGGLLVGNEQLQMFYRLPLALIYIFQGLVLFSLLGGEAIFNYRISFVKERAVEE; this is encoded by the coding sequence GTGAAAATAAAAATAGAAAAACGCGAAGGTACTCCCTTTTACATGAATATCCTTGTACCAGCTGCATCGATAATATTCTCCCTCTTCGTTATGGGAATAATCCTTTTGATATTTTTTCAACGAAGTGGCATGGGATGGGGTGAAGCCTTCTCTGAAACCCTATCGGCATACCGGGAAATGTTTTCCTGGCCCTTTGGAAATATTTACGGTATTTACCAGACGCTTCTGAAAATGGTTCCCCTTGCCTTTGTAGGTCTTGGTTTATCTTTTGCTTACAGGATGAAAATATGGAATATCGGCGGCGAGGGGCAACTTTACATGGGGGCTTTTGCCGCAACCTGGGGTGCTCTCTTTCTTTTCAATGGCATAGAAAATAAGTTCATAATGATTACTCTGGTTCTTTTAATGGGAGCTGCCGTTGGTGCGCTATGGGCAGCAATACCCGCCTTCATGAAGGCCTTTGCCAAAACCGACGAAATAGTCGTAACCTTGATGCTGAATTATGTGGCTATTTTTTGGGTGGACTATCTCGTTTATGGGCCATGGAAAGACCCTAAGGGGTATAATTTCCCGTTAACAGCTGAATATCCTGAATCCGCGCAGCTTCCCACAATGTTCAACGGCGAGGTGCATATAGGGATCATAATGGTAATAATCCTTGCAGTAATCCTTCAATACGTTTACAGCCGGACGAGCTGGGGATTCAACTCATCTATTGCAGGGGATAACCAAAAGGCCGCAAAATATGCAGGAATTAACATTGGATTTTATACAATTGTCGCTCTACTGGTGAGCGGTGCCATTGCAGGTATGGGCGGTGCCGTCCAAATGATGGGCATCCAGCATCGTTTACAGCATGGATTCTCTCCAGGATATGGCTATACAGCCATAATCATCGCTTGGCTGGCAAAGCTGAATCCAGTAGCTATATTACTTGTATCTTTTCTCTTCGGGGGTTTGCTTGTCGGCAACGAACAACTCCAGATGTTCTATCGCTTACCCCTGGCACTTATATACATATTCCAGGGACTTGTTCTTTTCTCCCTTCTTGGCGGAGAAGCCATTTTCAATTACAGAATAAGCTTTGTGAAAGAAAGGGCGGTGGAAGAATGA